One segment of Primulina tabacum isolate GXHZ01 chromosome 6, ASM2559414v2, whole genome shotgun sequence DNA contains the following:
- the LOC142549240 gene encoding ABC transporter I family member 6, chloroplastic-like, with the protein MAALCTPALTFRNSAVDVHCRGFILTPRTLRLRATVSVETPSSSTSGGGGAPKLLLEVRDLSAVIAESKQPILKGVNLTVHEGEVHAVMGKNGSGKSTFAKVLVGHPDYEITGGSVTYKGRDLLEMEPEERAVAGLFMSFQSPVEIPGVSNIDFLNMAYNARRRKLGLPELGPIEFYGYVAPKLEIVNMKIDFLNRNVNEGFSGGERKRNEILQLAVLGADMAILDEIDSGLDVDALRDVAKSVNGFLTPNNSILMITHYLRLLEFIKPTYIHIMENGRIVKTGDVTLAEILEREGYKAISAA; encoded by the exons ATGGCTGCTCTCTGTACACCAGCCTTGACTTTCAGAAACTCCGCAGTCGACGTTCACTGCCGGGGTTTTATCCTGACACCTCGCACCCTGAGGCTTCGAGCTACAGTCTCTGTTGAAACTCCgtcctcctccacctccggcGGTGGCGGCGCTCCGAAACTCCTGCTTGAAGTCAGAGATCTCTCCGCCGTAATCGCGGAGTCCAAGCAGCCCATTCTTAAAGGCGTTAATCTCACAGTTCACGAAGGCGAG GTTCACGCTGTGATGGGAAAGAATGGATCTGGGAAGAGCACATTTGCAAAG GTCCTTGTTGGTCATCCGGATTATGAAATAACAGGAGGCAGTGTAACATATAAAGGTCGAGATTTGTTGGAGATGGAACCTGAGGAAAGAGCTGTGGCTGGATTGTTTATGAGTTTTCAGTCTCCTGTTGAGATTCCTGGAGTTAGCAATATCGACTTCTTGAACATGGCATACAATGCTCGAAGGAGAAAACTTGGGCTTCCGGAGCTTGGGCCAATTGAG TTTTATGGTTATGTGGCACCTAAGCTTGAGATTGTGAATATGAAAATAGATTTTTTGAATAGAAATGTCAATGAAGGCTTCAGTGGTGGAGAAAGGAAGCGCAATGAGATTTTACAGCTTGCG GTTCTTGGTGCAGACATGGCTATATTGGATGAAATAGATTCTGGTTTAGACGTTGATGCTCTTCGAGATGTAGCAAAATCGGTTAATGGTTTTCTGACTCCCAATAATTCAATTTTGATGATCACCCACTATCTACGTCTTTTGGAATTCATTAAACCAACCTATATTCACATAATG GAAAATGGCAGGATAGTGAAGACTGGGGATGTTACCTTAGCCGAAATTCTGGAGAGAGAAGGATACAAGGCGATTTCTGCTGCCTAG